In Brassica napus cultivar Da-Ae chromosome C2, Da-Ae, whole genome shotgun sequence, the sequence TAAATGGGCAAGGGTGGCAGCTGAAGAATTACCACCCAAACCCTAACGTAAGGAACAATCCACAGCTTTTCTGGCCTAAGCAGGACAAACCAGTTGATCCGGCGAAGAGCAACCAAGGTCAGTATGCGGGGTATCAGAAGAACTATCAACCCCGAACCTATGTTCTAAGCCAAACACAGAACAATCAACCTCAGATGCAGAACCACCAGAACAATCAAGTCGCTACTTCCACCCCTGTCGCTGTTCCGCAAGATGAAACTAAAACCATGTTGCAGCAACTCCTCCAAGGACAACAGCTCCAAGGGAAAGCTCTGAACCAGGTCACTACCGAGATCAATACGAGAACGAACCATATGTTCGGAGATTTGAGCACCAAGTACGATAATGTGGCAAGCCATATGAGACAGATGGACATTTAGATAGCTCAGACTGCcgagagtgtcaagaggcagCAAGGTACTCTACCTGGTAAAACAGACAAAAACCCCAAGGAGTGCAATGCGGTTAAGCTAAGGAGCGGGAAGCAACTTTCCGAGCCAAAAAAGAGGAGGTTCACCGCGGCTGAGAAAGGGAAGCAGAAAGAGTCGGAACAACTGCCAGCCGATCAGGCAGATGAGAGGAATACACAACCAGCACTTGAAACAAGTTCGCCAGGGCCAGAACAACCAGCTGAAGCGGTGCGCCCGATCCCAGAGGCTCTTCCTCCTCGCGAATACATTCTTAAGGTCCCTTACCCTGTTCCAGCAAGGGCCACTCATAAGGACAAAGAGGAAATGAAATGCAGGAAGATGCTGGAGGACCTAACCGTCCGACTCCCCTTGATGGATGCAATCCAGATGATGCCCTCCATGCGCAGCTTTATGAAGGGATTGATCTCAGGAAAAATATCAGAGGAGAGCGAGTTCATGACGGTTTACAAGAAGTGTAGCGCAGTGCTTCAGAACAGGCAGATAAAGAAGCGAGGAGACCCCGACAAATTTGTCCTCTCTATCCAGATTGGGAAGACAGTTTTTGCATGCTCCTTGGTTGACCTTGGGTCCAGCGTGAATCTCATGCCTTACTCTGTGGCTCGACGTCTAGAATACACGCATTTCAAACCAACTAAGATGTTATTGGTTGTCGCAGATAGATCAGCCAAATCCCCGGTTGGTATTCTAGAGGATCTCAAAGTAAAGGTCGGGAACACCTCTGTTCCAGCACACTTCGTTGTTCTAGAACTGGAAGAAGAGTCTAAAGATCCTCTCATCTTGGAAAGACCATTCTTATGTACTGTTGGAGCCATCATTGATGTGCGACAGGGGAAGATTGATTTGAATCTTGGAGACATAGTTATGTAGTTCGAGATGGATGAGTTGCTAAAGAAGCCGATGTTGGATGGGCAGACCTTTGAGGTTGATGAAGGGATTGATCCGCTCCAACCTCGAGAAGGAATGATCGAGGAGATTCTTACCGAAGACCCACTGGAGCTTGAGGCGAGTGCGAGCCGAGGCCGAGCATGAGTGTCGTGAACATTGATGCAGATGGGTATGCCAAGATGCTTGACTCCGCAAGGAGTATGGGAAGAATGGTAGCAAGTTTAAGTATAGGGGAGGAGTGCAACAGGGTCGAAACCACTCCATCTAGAGCGACCCCTACACCGAACTCGCCTGTTCTGTCGAACCAACCAGAGGATCCCTGGAGCAAGCTTAAAGCTCCCAAGGTTGAGCTAAAACCCCTTCCCAAGGGGCTCAAGTATGCTTTCTTAGGtccgaattccacatatcctgtcATTGTCAATGCTGAGCTAAATAATGTAGAAACTGCATTGCTTTTGTGTGAGCTTAGGAAATATTGTAAGGCATTAGGATATTCGCTAGCTGACATACCTGGCATTTCACCTGGtttatgcatgcatagaatacacctagaagatgaatcaatgacttatGTCGAACATCAGAGGAGTTTAAACCCGATTCTAAAAGATGTCGTTAAGAAATAGATTATGACACTTCTTGAAGCAGGTGTAATCTATGCCATATCTGATAGTAAATGGGTCAGCCCTGTTCATGTAGTACCTAAGAAAGGTGGGATCACTGTtatcacaaatgaaaagaatgaattgaACC encodes:
- the LOC111203137 gene encoding uncharacterized protein LOC111203137 is translated as MGDHNNMDDLTAALALIQQQMQNQQQQMRQTIQNQQQAAQEQAAENAAREERGALIGERNLPRNFATNRSPINPPPCTRQDYGIKPALIGLVQKSTFSGLTSDIPMDHIEAFERICNFSRSNGVPLDYVKCTLFPFSLKGKASRWLQFLPTGSLTSWDQERYKEYQRECPHLGFDDDFILEVFYDGVSYEFRNTLDSSSNEDFMTQTTPGAFVLIENMASSSLNKNKEHDRSKSVNRIDDLAAKVDQLLKGNQSQVFTMEEATPEKSAGDKAFEAEQAGDDQQEVSYVNGQGWQLKNYHPNPNVRNNPQLFWPKQDKPVDPAKSNQGQYAGYQKNYQPRTYVLSQTQNNQPQMQNHQNNQVATSTPVAVPQDETKTMLQQLLQGQQLQGKALNQIAQTAESVKRQQGTLPGKTDKNPKECNAVKLRSGKQLSEPKKRRFTAAEKGKQKESEQLPADQADERNTQPALETSSPGPEQPAEAVRPIPEALPPREYILKVPYPVPARATHKDKEEMKCRKMLEDLTVRLPLMDAIQMMPSMRSFMKGLISGKISEESEFMTVYKKCSAVLQNRQIKKRGDPDKFVLSIQIGKTVFACSLVDLGSSVNLMPYSVARRLEYTHFKPTKMLLVVADRSAKSPVGILEDLKVKVGNTSVPAHFVVLELEEESKDPLILERPFLCTVGAIIDVRQGKIDLNLGDIVM